The following proteins are encoded in a genomic region of Actinomadura sp. NAK00032:
- a CDS encoding ABC transporter permease: MRPVGEADRPPGRPPWVLLLPALAGLAFLVLPLLGLLVRAPWSTLGTRLAEPQVLDALRLSLLSATLATCLCVLLGVPLAWTLARVRFPGVRLVRALVTVPLVLPPVVGGVALLLVLGRRGLVGGWLDEAFGITFPFTTAGVVLAETFVAMPFLVISVEGALRAADLRYEEAAATLGAGRWTVFRRVTLPLVAPGVAAGAVLCWARALGEFGATITFAGNFPGRTQTMPLAVYLALETDPQAAIVLSLVLLAVSVIVLAALRDRWVGSAT; the protein is encoded by the coding sequence GTGAGGCCGGTGGGGGAGGCCGACCGGCCGCCGGGCAGGCCGCCGTGGGTCCTGCTGCTGCCCGCGCTCGCCGGGCTGGCGTTCCTGGTGCTGCCGCTGCTCGGGCTGCTCGTCCGGGCGCCGTGGTCGACGCTCGGCACCCGGCTCGCCGAGCCCCAGGTGCTGGACGCGCTGCGCCTGTCGCTGCTCAGCGCCACCCTCGCCACCTGCCTGTGCGTGCTGCTCGGGGTCCCGCTGGCCTGGACGCTGGCCCGCGTCCGGTTCCCCGGCGTCCGGCTCGTCCGGGCGCTGGTGACGGTCCCGCTGGTGCTGCCGCCGGTCGTCGGCGGCGTCGCGCTGCTGCTCGTCCTCGGGCGGCGCGGGCTGGTCGGCGGCTGGCTGGACGAGGCGTTCGGGATCACGTTCCCGTTCACCACCGCGGGCGTCGTGCTGGCCGAGACGTTCGTCGCGATGCCGTTCCTGGTGATCAGCGTGGAGGGCGCGCTGCGCGCCGCCGACCTGCGCTACGAGGAGGCCGCCGCCACGCTCGGCGCCGGCCGCTGGACGGTGTTCCGCCGGGTCACCCTGCCGCTCGTCGCGCCCGGCGTGGCGGCGGGCGCGGTGCTGTGCTGGGCGCGGGCGCTGGGGGAGTTCGGCGCGACGATCACCTTCGCGGGCAACTTCCCGGGCCGGACGCAGACGATGCCGCTCGCGGTCTACCTGGCGCTGGAGACCGACCCGCAGGCCGCGATCGTGCTCAGCCTCGTCCTGCTGGCGGTGTCGGTGATCGTCCTGGCGGCGCTGCGGGACCGCTGGGTGGGGAGCGCCACATGA